Proteins co-encoded in one Medicago truncatula cultivar Jemalong A17 chromosome 8, MtrunA17r5.0-ANR, whole genome shotgun sequence genomic window:
- the LOC25500825 gene encoding WRKY transcription factor 22 produces the protein MEVDWDLHAVVRGYTNLTSSSSSSTTTSTTTLATSSTHSYNNNNNNNNFFSIYPTEQTSQVFSLSNPFETKSSIEELHELCKPFFFKSSSSSQPLSSGSFSYSSPSPKSPHIQPKQLLVNNKLHHHAASAITPRSKRRKIQHKKVCEVQAEKLSSDIWAWRKYGQKPIKGSPYPRGYYRCSSSKGCLARKQVERNKSDPSMFIVTYTGEHSHPAPTHRNSLAGSTRQKPLSPQTVTAEDSSQQPFTKQVSSSTSEAEEEDVTTLLSVKSESKEDLEEMMNDDEEENEFELSDMVVTDDFFEGLDELTGFAGKTVASSGGDCFGDPFAASIALPACGGQ, from the exons ATGGAGGTAGATTGGGATCTACATGCTGTAGTCAGAGGCTATACCAACCTCAcctcctcctcttcctcctccaccaccacctcaACAACCACCTTAGCCACCTCATCAACACactcttataataataataataataataataactttttctctATTTATCCTACAGAACAAACAAGTCAAGTTTTTTCACTTTCAAACCCCTTTGAAACTAAAAGTTCCATTGAAGAATTGCATGAACTTTGCAAAcctttcttcttcaaatcatcatcatcatcacaacctcTCTCTTCTGGTTCTTTCTCTTATTCATCaccatcaccaaaatcacctcATATACAACCAAAACAGCTTCTGGTTAATAACAAGCTTCATCATCATGCTGCTTCTGCCATCACACCAAGATCCAAAAGaag GAAGATTCAGCATAAGAAGGTTTGTGAAGTGCAAGCTGAGAAGCTCTCATCAGACATATGGGCATGGAGGAAATATGGTCAAAAACCAATCAAAGGGTCACCATATCCAAG GGGATATTACAGATGTAGCAGTTCAAAAGGATGTTTAGCTAGGAAACAAGTTGAGAGGAACAAATCAGAcccatcaatgttcatagttaCATACACTGGTGAACACAGTCACCCTGCTCCAACTCACAGAAATTCTCTTGCTGGTTCAACAAGACAGAAGCCATTGTCCCCACAAACTGTCACTGCTGAAGACTCTTCCCAACAACCCTTTACAAAACAAGTTTCATCATCcacatcagaagctgaagaGGAAGATGTTACAACACTCTTGAGTGTAAAGTCAGAGAGCAAAGAAGATTTGGAAGaaatgatgaatgatgatgaGGAGGAAAATGAATTTGAGTTATCTGATATGGTTGTAACAGATGATTTCTTTGAAGGTTTAGATGAATTGACAGGTTTTGCTGGAAAAACAGTAGCATCATCTGGTGGTGACTGTTTTGGTGACCCTTTTGCTGCTAGTATTGCTCTTCCTGCTTGTGGTGGCCAATGA